Proteins from a genomic interval of Zingiber officinale cultivar Zhangliang chromosome 1B, Zo_v1.1, whole genome shotgun sequence:
- the LOC121971006 gene encoding probable beta-1,4-xylosyltransferase IRX14 isoform X2, which translates to MKQSLHHQNQASRRAGGVSAAGEVALRSPTALFWIVLHAVCCLVSLALGFRFSRVVFFLFFSSSTSLFTSAPLLHTVTTTTTTNITTTTTTTTTTTRTLAFSFPPPPLPPAAENRTRSRVVVGRQGIRIRPWPHPDPAETMRAHSIIERVQREQRLPYGAVKTPRPLIVVTPTYVRTFQALHLTGLIHSLLLVPYPLTWIVVEAAAPAAEPLSGETTALLARSGLRYLHIPFPEPMPDCWPDRRLTEARMRLRALRMIREKRMDGVVVFADDSNVHSTELFEEAQKVNWIGAVSVGILADTEQPSSPIKAEKTNSPVPTQGPACNSSGDFIGWRTFNSLTSPEQIEWAGFLLNSRLVWREAKGKPEWARDLDAASKEGDEMENPLALLKDISPVEPLGNCGKKVLLWWLRAEAGTGSKFPPGWIIDPPRGARQDD; encoded by the exons ATGAAGCAGTCGCTGCATCACCAGAATCAGGCCAGTCGCCGCGCCGGCGGCGTAAGTGCGGCCGGCGAGGTCGCGCTGCGCTCCCCGACCGCCTTATTTTGGATCGTACTCCACGCTGTTTGTTGCCTCGTTAGCCTCGCCCTCGGTTTCCGCTTCTCCCGCgtcgtcttcttcctcttcttctcctcctccacttCCCTCTTCACTTCCGCCCCGTTGCTCCACACCGTCACCACCACGACAACCACAAATATCACCACTACCACTACCACGACCACGACCACCACGAGGACGTTAGCTTTCTCTTTTCCCCCTCCTCCGCTTCCTCCGGCGGCGGAGAACAGGACTCGTAGCCGGGTCGTTGTGGGGCGCCAGGGGATACGCATCCGGCCGTGGCCGCACCCGGACCCGGCGGAAACGATGCGCGCGCACTCGATCATTGAGCGAGTGCAGCGGGAGCAGCGTCTGCCTTACGGCGCCGTGAAGACCCCGAGGCCACTCATCGTCGTCACGCCGACGTACGTCCGCACCTTTCAGGCGCTACATCTCACCGGCCTTATCCATTCCCTCCTCCTCGTGCCGTATCCTCTGACCTGGATCGTCGTCGAGGCCGCCGCCCCCGCCGCGGAGCCACTCTCCGGTGAAACCACCGCGCTCCTCGCACGCTCCGGCCTCCGCTACCTCCACATCCCCTTTCCCGAGCCAATGCCCGACTGCTGGCCCGACCGCCGCCTCACCGAGGCTCGCATGCGCCTTCGCGCCCTCAG AATGATAAGAGAAAAAAGAATGGACGGCGTCGTGGTGTTCGCCGACGACAGCAATGTGCACAGCACGGAGCTGTTCGAGGAAGCCCAGAAGGTGAATTGGATTGGCGCTGTCTCCGTCGGAATCCTCGCCGACACCGAGCAACCCTCATCGCCGATCAAGGCGGAAAAAACGAACTCCCCTGTGCCCACCCAAGGCCCCGCATGCAACTCCTCCGGTGACTTTATCGGCTGGCGCACCTTCAACTCCCTCACGTCGCCGGAGCAAATCGAGTGGGCGGGGTTCCTGCTGAATTCGAGACTGGTGTGGAGGGAGGCAAAGGGGAAACCCGAGTGGGCAAGGGACCTCGACGCCGCGAGCAAGGAGGGCGATGAGATGGAGAACCCACTGGCGCTGTTGAAGGACATATCGCCGGTGGAGCCGCTGGGGAACTGCGGGAAGAAGGTCCTGCTATGGTGGCTCCGCGCAGAAGCCGGCACCGGCAGCAAATTCCCACCAGG GTGGATCATAGATCCTCCCAGAGGTGCTCGCCAAGATGATTGA
- the LOC121971006 gene encoding probable beta-1,4-xylosyltransferase IRX14 isoform X1 gives MKQSLHHQNQASRRAGGVSAAGEVALRSPTALFWIVLHAVCCLVSLALGFRFSRVVFFLFFSSSTSLFTSAPLLHTVTTTTTTNITTTTTTTTTTTRTLAFSFPPPPLPPAAENRTRSRVVVGRQGIRIRPWPHPDPAETMRAHSIIERVQREQRLPYGAVKTPRPLIVVTPTYVRTFQALHLTGLIHSLLLVPYPLTWIVVEAAAPAAEPLSGETTALLARSGLRYLHIPFPEPMPDCWPDRRLTEARMRLRALRMIREKRMDGVVVFADDSNVHSTELFEEAQKVNWIGAVSVGILADTEQPSSPIKAEKTNSPVPTQGPACNSSGDFIGWRTFNSLTSPEQIEWAGFLLNSRLVWREAKGKPEWARDLDAASKEGDEMENPLALLKDISPVEPLGNCGKKVLLWWLRAEAGTGSKFPPGSVSQTSVTALITPP, from the exons ATGAAGCAGTCGCTGCATCACCAGAATCAGGCCAGTCGCCGCGCCGGCGGCGTAAGTGCGGCCGGCGAGGTCGCGCTGCGCTCCCCGACCGCCTTATTTTGGATCGTACTCCACGCTGTTTGTTGCCTCGTTAGCCTCGCCCTCGGTTTCCGCTTCTCCCGCgtcgtcttcttcctcttcttctcctcctccacttCCCTCTTCACTTCCGCCCCGTTGCTCCACACCGTCACCACCACGACAACCACAAATATCACCACTACCACTACCACGACCACGACCACCACGAGGACGTTAGCTTTCTCTTTTCCCCCTCCTCCGCTTCCTCCGGCGGCGGAGAACAGGACTCGTAGCCGGGTCGTTGTGGGGCGCCAGGGGATACGCATCCGGCCGTGGCCGCACCCGGACCCGGCGGAAACGATGCGCGCGCACTCGATCATTGAGCGAGTGCAGCGGGAGCAGCGTCTGCCTTACGGCGCCGTGAAGACCCCGAGGCCACTCATCGTCGTCACGCCGACGTACGTCCGCACCTTTCAGGCGCTACATCTCACCGGCCTTATCCATTCCCTCCTCCTCGTGCCGTATCCTCTGACCTGGATCGTCGTCGAGGCCGCCGCCCCCGCCGCGGAGCCACTCTCCGGTGAAACCACCGCGCTCCTCGCACGCTCCGGCCTCCGCTACCTCCACATCCCCTTTCCCGAGCCAATGCCCGACTGCTGGCCCGACCGCCGCCTCACCGAGGCTCGCATGCGCCTTCGCGCCCTCAG AATGATAAGAGAAAAAAGAATGGACGGCGTCGTGGTGTTCGCCGACGACAGCAATGTGCACAGCACGGAGCTGTTCGAGGAAGCCCAGAAGGTGAATTGGATTGGCGCTGTCTCCGTCGGAATCCTCGCCGACACCGAGCAACCCTCATCGCCGATCAAGGCGGAAAAAACGAACTCCCCTGTGCCCACCCAAGGCCCCGCATGCAACTCCTCCGGTGACTTTATCGGCTGGCGCACCTTCAACTCCCTCACGTCGCCGGAGCAAATCGAGTGGGCGGGGTTCCTGCTGAATTCGAGACTGGTGTGGAGGGAGGCAAAGGGGAAACCCGAGTGGGCAAGGGACCTCGACGCCGCGAGCAAGGAGGGCGATGAGATGGAGAACCCACTGGCGCTGTTGAAGGACATATCGCCGGTGGAGCCGCTGGGGAACTGCGGGAAGAAGGTCCTGCTATGGTGGCTCCGCGCAGAAGCCGGCACCGGCAGCAAATTCCCACCAGGGTCAGTTTCCCAAACCTCTGTAACTGCTCTTATAACTCCACCATGA